The Cenarchaeum symbiont of Oopsacas minuta genome window below encodes:
- a CDS encoding Transposase, protein MKKILNGSHDAVNIRDKSNVIKKLERRLSSLVSKKYTEKNCIRFVKRLKREQDMLFTFLKTGTDSHNNTAEKPNVVIRKITNGHRTDDGATSSLLHKLPSIENVRM, encoded by the coding sequence TTGAAAAAGATCCTAAATGGCTCACATGATGCTGTAAACATTCGTGATAAATCAAATGTTATAAAAAAACTCGAGCGTCGTTTATCGTCTCTTGTATCCAAAAAATATACAGAAAAGAATTGTATCAGATTTGTCAAACGTCTAAAGCGTGAACAAGACATGCTTTTCACGTTCTTGAAGACTGGAACTGATTCACATAACAATACTGCCGAGAAGCCAAACGTGGTAATACGAAAGATTACAAACGGTCATCGAACAGATGATGGTGCTACATCTAGTCTGTTGCATAAGCTTCCTAGTATTGAAAATGTCAGGATGTGA